A single genomic interval of Nonomuraea rubra harbors:
- the trpS gene encoding tryptophan--tRNA ligase, translating to MARPRVLSGIQPTADSFHLGNYLGAVRQWVTMQETHDAFYCVVDLHAITVPTEPDALRRRSRVAAAQLFAAGLDPERSTVFVQSHVREHTELAWVLICLTGMGEAGRMTQFKDKSAKFGESAASVGLFTYPILQAADILLYQANLVPVGADQKQHLELTRDLGQRFNHRFGDTFTLPDPYILKEVEKITDLQDPTAKMSKSSSSPAGILDVLEQPGPLRKKVMRAVTDTGSEVLFDEANKPGISNLLRIQSALTGTPIPELVARYEGQGYGTFKKDVAEAVEQTFAPIRERTEKLLADEKELDRMLAIGAERASAVAKETMAQVRDRVGFLPKL from the coding sequence ATGGCCAGACCTCGTGTACTCTCCGGCATCCAGCCCACCGCGGACTCCTTCCACCTGGGCAACTACCTGGGTGCGGTCCGCCAGTGGGTCACCATGCAGGAGACCCACGACGCGTTCTACTGCGTGGTCGATCTTCACGCGATCACCGTGCCGACCGAGCCCGACGCGCTGCGCCGCCGCAGCCGCGTGGCCGCGGCCCAGCTCTTCGCCGCCGGGCTCGACCCGGAGCGTTCCACCGTCTTCGTGCAGTCGCACGTGCGCGAGCACACCGAGCTGGCGTGGGTGCTGATCTGCCTCACCGGCATGGGCGAGGCGGGGCGGATGACGCAGTTCAAGGACAAGTCGGCCAAGTTCGGGGAGAGCGCGGCCAGCGTGGGCCTGTTCACCTACCCGATCCTCCAGGCCGCCGACATCCTGCTCTACCAGGCCAACCTGGTGCCGGTCGGGGCCGACCAGAAGCAGCACCTGGAGCTCACCCGCGACCTGGGCCAGCGGTTCAACCACCGCTTCGGTGACACGTTCACGCTGCCGGACCCGTACATCCTCAAGGAGGTCGAGAAGATCACCGACCTCCAGGATCCGACGGCGAAGATGTCGAAGTCGTCATCCAGCCCCGCGGGCATCCTCGACGTGCTGGAGCAGCCGGGGCCGCTGCGCAAGAAGGTCATGCGGGCGGTGACCGACACGGGCTCGGAGGTCCTGTTCGACGAGGCGAACAAGCCGGGCATCTCCAACCTGCTGCGCATCCAGTCGGCGCTGACCGGCACGCCCATCCCCGAGCTGGTCGCCCGCTACGAGGGGCAGGGGTACGGCACGTTCAAGAAGGACGTCGCCGAGGCCGTCGAGCAGACGTTCGCGCCGATCAGGGAGCGTACGGAGAAGCTGCTGGCCGACGAGAAGGAGCTCGACCGGATGCTGGCGATCGGTGCCGAGCGGGCGTCGGCGGTGGCGAAGGAGACGATGGCGCAGGTGCGCGATCGGGTGGGCTTCCTGCCCAAGCTGTAA
- a CDS encoding hemolysin family protein, whose protein sequence is MFDTVAANIALVLLFILIGGFFAAAEIAMVSLRDSQVRKLSQRGRRGERVAKLARDPNRFLSAVQIGVTVATMLSAAFGADRLAAQLVPVLEGWGVPGAVAPVLALVLVTLAISYVSLVLGELAPKRLALQRAEGLSLYVAPFLDRIASLSRPIIWMLSKSTDGVVRLLGGNPQADREEVTTEELRDMVVGHTDLTADERKLIGEVFAAGKRQLREVMLPRTEVEFMEADTPLTQAARLAATLPHSRFPVYRDTYDEVIGFVHVRDLLDPELTGRTEPISAVVPIRAAKFVPASKRLLTTLNEMRDEGQHLAIVVDEYGGTAGIVTMEDLVEELIGDIRDEYDVEEDVVILPAGEIEIDGLTNLNDFATETGIRLPDGPYETLAGFVMAMLGHVPAVGERVEFSGFELAVTELDGRRIARVRVKRRPAVESPPEQDS, encoded by the coding sequence ATGTTTGACACCGTCGCGGCCAACATCGCCCTGGTCCTGCTGTTCATCCTGATCGGGGGTTTCTTCGCGGCCGCAGAAATCGCCATGGTCTCCCTGCGCGACAGCCAGGTCCGCAAACTCTCGCAACGGGGACGTCGCGGTGAGCGCGTGGCCAAGCTGGCCCGCGACCCCAACAGGTTCCTGTCCGCCGTCCAGATCGGCGTGACCGTGGCCACCATGTTGTCGGCCGCGTTCGGCGCCGACCGGCTCGCGGCGCAGCTCGTGCCCGTGCTGGAGGGCTGGGGGGTGCCGGGGGCCGTGGCGCCCGTGCTGGCCCTGGTCCTGGTCACGCTGGCCATCTCGTACGTGTCGCTGGTGCTCGGGGAGCTGGCGCCCAAGCGGCTGGCGCTGCAGCGGGCCGAGGGGCTGTCGCTGTACGTGGCGCCGTTCCTGGACCGGATCGCCTCCCTGTCGCGCCCGATCATCTGGATGTTGTCCAAGTCCACCGACGGCGTGGTCCGGCTGCTCGGCGGCAACCCGCAGGCCGACAGGGAGGAGGTCACCACTGAGGAGCTGCGCGACATGGTGGTGGGGCACACCGACCTGACCGCCGACGAGCGCAAGCTCATCGGCGAGGTGTTCGCCGCGGGCAAGCGGCAGCTCAGGGAGGTGATGCTGCCGCGCACCGAGGTCGAGTTCATGGAGGCCGACACGCCGCTGACGCAGGCCGCCCGGCTGGCCGCCACGCTCCCGCACTCGCGCTTCCCTGTCTACCGCGACACCTACGACGAGGTCATCGGGTTCGTGCACGTCCGCGACCTGCTGGATCCCGAGCTGACCGGCCGCACCGAGCCGATCAGCGCCGTCGTGCCGATCAGGGCCGCCAAGTTCGTGCCCGCCTCCAAGCGCCTGCTCACCACGCTGAACGAGATGCGCGACGAGGGCCAGCACCTGGCCATCGTGGTGGACGAGTACGGCGGCACGGCCGGCATCGTCACCATGGAGGACCTGGTCGAGGAGCTGATCGGCGACATCAGGGACGAGTACGACGTCGAGGAGGACGTCGTGATCCTGCCCGCGGGCGAGATCGAGATCGACGGCCTGACGAACCTCAACGACTTCGCCACCGAGACCGGCATCCGCCTGCCCGACGGCCCGTACGAGACGCTGGCCGGCTTCGTCATGGCGATGCTGGGGCACGTGCCCGCCGTGGGGGAGCGGGTGGAGTTCTCCGGCTTCGAGCTGGCCGTCACCGAGCTGGACGGCCGCCGGATCGCCCGGGTGAGGGTGAAACGCCGACCGGCCGTCGAGTCGCCGCCGGAGCAGGATTCCTGA
- the galE gene encoding UDP-glucose 4-epimerase GalE produces the protein MRLLVTGGAGYVGSVVAAQLIEAGHEVTVLDDLSTGHEDAVPEGARFVRADITEAGQALDGVDAVLHFAAKSLVGESVQKPGLYWANNLGGTLGLLDAMRDKGVGRIVFSSTAATYGEPERSPIEEDDPTRPTNPYGASKLAVDTALSAYARQRGLGAVSLRYFNVAGAYGRFRERHTIETHLIPNVLKVATGERESVSVFGTDYPTADGTCVRDYIHVADLARAHLLALDATTPGEHRVYNLGSGTGFSVQEVISVCREVTGHEIPAVVGDRRPGDPAVLVASSARIQRELGWKPERAALRDIVADAWGALSAK, from the coding sequence ATGAGGCTACTGGTCACCGGAGGCGCCGGGTACGTCGGAAGCGTGGTCGCGGCGCAGCTCATCGAGGCGGGGCACGAGGTGACCGTACTCGACGACCTGTCAACCGGGCATGAGGACGCGGTGCCGGAGGGTGCGCGTTTCGTCCGGGCGGACATCACCGAGGCCGGGCAGGCGCTCGACGGCGTGGACGCGGTGCTGCACTTCGCGGCCAAGTCGCTGGTGGGCGAGTCGGTGCAGAAGCCGGGTCTCTACTGGGCCAACAACCTGGGCGGCACTCTGGGGCTGCTGGACGCGATGCGCGACAAGGGCGTGGGGCGGATCGTGTTCTCCTCGACGGCTGCCACGTACGGGGAGCCGGAGCGCTCGCCGATCGAGGAGGACGACCCGACCCGGCCGACCAACCCGTACGGCGCCTCCAAGCTGGCCGTGGACACCGCGCTCAGCGCGTACGCGCGGCAGCGCGGGCTGGGCGCGGTGAGCCTGCGGTACTTCAACGTGGCCGGCGCCTACGGGCGGTTCCGCGAGCGGCACACGATCGAGACCCACCTCATCCCGAACGTGCTGAAGGTGGCGACCGGCGAGCGCGAGTCGGTCAGCGTGTTCGGCACCGACTACCCCACGGCCGACGGCACCTGCGTCCGCGACTACATCCACGTCGCCGACCTGGCCAGGGCCCACCTGCTGGCACTGGACGCGACCACCCCCGGCGAGCACCGCGTCTACAACCTGGGCAGCGGCACCGGCTTCTCCGTGCAGGAGGTGATCTCGGTCTGCCGCGAGGTCACCGGGCACGAGATCCCCGCCGTCGTCGGCGACCGGCGGCCCGGCGATCCGGCCGTGCTGGTCGCCTCGTCCGCCAGGATCCAGCGCGAGCTGGGCTGGAAGCCGGAGCGGGCGGCGCTGCGCGACATCGTCGCCGACGCCTGGGGAGCGCTTTCCGCGAAATGA
- a CDS encoding malate dehydrogenase — protein sequence MASSATVPVKVTVTGAAGQIGYALLFRIASGQLLGADVPVKLSLLEIPQAVKAAEGTAMELDDCAFPLLSGIEITDDPNVAFAGANVALLVGAMPRKAGMERGDLLGANGGIFGPQGKAINDHAADDIKVLVVGNPANTNALIAQRNAPDVPADRFTAMTRLDHNRALSQLAAKLQVPVAEIKKMTIWGNHSATQYPDLFHAEVGGKVAAEQVDTEWLRDTFIPTVAKRGAAIIDARGASSAASAANAAIDHVYDWVNGTDWTSAAVVSDGSYGVPEGLISSFPVRAAGGKFEIIQGLEIDGFSRERIDASVRELEEERQAVQELGLI from the coding sequence ATGGCGTCGTCAGCCACTGTGCCCGTAAAGGTGACCGTCACCGGAGCCGCCGGCCAGATCGGCTACGCACTGCTGTTCCGCATCGCGTCGGGGCAGCTGCTCGGCGCCGACGTCCCGGTCAAGCTCAGCCTGCTGGAGATCCCGCAGGCGGTGAAGGCGGCCGAGGGCACGGCGATGGAGCTGGACGACTGCGCGTTCCCGCTGCTGTCCGGCATCGAGATCACCGACGACCCCAACGTCGCCTTCGCCGGGGCCAACGTGGCGCTGCTGGTCGGCGCCATGCCGCGTAAGGCCGGCATGGAGCGCGGCGACCTGCTCGGCGCCAACGGCGGCATCTTCGGCCCGCAGGGCAAGGCCATCAACGACCACGCCGCCGACGACATCAAGGTCCTGGTCGTGGGCAACCCGGCCAACACCAACGCGCTCATCGCCCAGCGGAACGCGCCCGACGTGCCGGCCGACCGCTTCACCGCGATGACCAGGCTCGACCACAACCGCGCGCTGTCCCAGCTCGCCGCCAAGCTGCAGGTGCCGGTCGCCGAGATCAAGAAGATGACGATCTGGGGCAACCACTCCGCCACGCAGTACCCCGACCTGTTCCACGCCGAGGTGGGCGGCAAGGTCGCGGCCGAGCAGGTCGACACCGAGTGGCTGCGCGACACGTTCATCCCGACGGTGGCCAAGCGCGGCGCCGCCATCATCGACGCCCGCGGCGCCTCCTCGGCCGCCTCGGCCGCCAACGCCGCGATCGACCACGTCTACGACTGGGTCAACGGCACCGACTGGACCTCGGCTGCCGTGGTCTCCGACGGCTCCTACGGCGTGCCGGAGGGCCTCATCTCGTCGTTCCCGGTGCGGGCGGCGGGCGGCAAGTTCGAGATCATCCAGGGTCTCGAGATCGACGGGTTCTCCCGCGAGCGCATCGACGCCAGCGTGCGCGAGCTGGAGGAGGAGCGCCAGGCCGTTCAGGAGCTGGGCCTCATCTGA
- a CDS encoding serine/threonine-protein kinase: MPQISPLVAGDPTELGSFRLSGRIGEGGQGIVYLGVNDKDERAAIKLLHVKFSGDTIARSRFARELKAAQRVASFCTARVMEADLDGDTPYIASEYIDGRPLREVVETDGPLTGTVLDRLAIGTATALTAIHHASIVHRDFKPDNVLIAADGPRVVDFGIARIIDSTGTITSRAIGTPAYMAPEQIAGDDIGPFTDVFSWGATIAFAATGNVVFEGKSIATVLNRILNHEVDVSMLHEPLRSVVREALAKSPAERPSADQILLRLLGQSSTAGASTAVLSRGVQVASEDTTPFIRVSTRSITEQPGRKGSVVPPSQTGASQVPVPSAQTGASPLPSVPSEVAPQDLQHTGGQHTAGQHTAGQHTAGQRAMTAPSGGPAGTVPPRGGGAPYPMPEPAPPARRRRAKVWLGLATALVLIAAAAIALVLNGNLANLTFLPGSDPAEDTPEPATSFATVADKVAQTGKIVIGVKGDLPGVALQNGGEFEGFDIEIAKRIATELGAKETTFVQVGRYDREPALAEGRVDLVVATYSIDQSRTQFAGPYYLAHQDLLVRAGDGIEKIGDLKGKRICAPNSPSVGAVQDRVKVIPVTASDYAACMDLLRSGKVSAVPGDDLILAGFAARENMRYKILGAKLTNERYGVGIRSGDVRTCQAVEAVIADFYARGYIQQLLTRYFEKVEFDAELKVPAMETC, encoded by the coding sequence ATGCCGCAAATCTCGCCGCTGGTCGCCGGCGATCCCACCGAGCTTGGCTCCTTCCGGCTGTCCGGGCGGATCGGCGAAGGTGGCCAGGGCATCGTCTACCTGGGCGTCAACGACAAGGACGAGCGTGCCGCGATCAAGCTGCTGCACGTCAAGTTCAGCGGCGACACCATCGCCAGGTCACGCTTCGCCAGGGAGCTGAAGGCGGCGCAGCGGGTCGCGTCGTTCTGCACCGCCCGGGTGATGGAGGCCGATCTCGACGGCGACACGCCGTACATCGCCAGCGAGTACATCGACGGCCGGCCGCTGCGCGAGGTCGTCGAGACCGACGGGCCGCTGACCGGCACGGTGCTCGACCGGCTGGCCATCGGCACCGCCACCGCGCTCACCGCGATCCACCACGCCTCGATCGTGCACCGCGACTTCAAGCCCGACAACGTGCTGATCGCCGCCGACGGGCCGCGCGTGGTCGACTTCGGCATCGCCCGCATCATCGACTCCACCGGTACGATCACCAGCCGCGCCATCGGCACCCCCGCCTACATGGCGCCCGAGCAGATCGCCGGTGACGACATCGGGCCCTTCACGGACGTCTTCTCGTGGGGGGCGACGATCGCCTTCGCCGCGACGGGGAACGTGGTCTTCGAGGGCAAGTCCATCGCGACGGTGCTCAACCGCATCCTCAACCACGAGGTCGACGTCTCCATGCTGCACGAGCCGCTGCGCAGCGTGGTGCGCGAGGCGCTGGCCAAGTCGCCGGCCGAGCGGCCGTCGGCCGACCAGATCCTGCTGCGGCTGCTGGGGCAGTCGTCCACGGCGGGGGCGTCCACGGCGGTGCTCAGCAGGGGCGTTCAGGTGGCCAGCGAGGACACCACGCCGTTCATCAGGGTGTCGACGCGGTCGATCACCGAACAGCCGGGGCGCAAGGGCTCCGTGGTGCCGCCCTCGCAGACCGGCGCCTCCCAGGTCCCGGTGCCGTCCGCTCAGACGGGTGCCTCTCCGCTGCCGTCCGTTCCCTCCGAGGTGGCGCCGCAGGACCTGCAGCACACCGGCGGACAGCACACCGCAGGACAGCACACCGCAGGACAGCACACCGCCGGGCAGCGGGCCATGACAGCGCCGTCGGGAGGACCCGCGGGCACGGTCCCGCCGCGAGGGGGCGGGGCGCCGTACCCGATGCCCGAGCCCGCCCCGCCGGCGCGGCGGCGGCGGGCGAAGGTCTGGCTGGGGCTGGCCACCGCGCTCGTGCTGATCGCCGCCGCGGCGATCGCGCTGGTGCTGAACGGCAACCTGGCCAACCTGACGTTCCTGCCGGGCTCGGACCCGGCCGAGGACACGCCCGAGCCCGCCACCAGCTTCGCCACGGTGGCCGACAAGGTGGCGCAGACCGGGAAGATCGTGATCGGCGTCAAGGGCGACCTGCCGGGCGTCGCGCTGCAGAACGGCGGCGAGTTCGAGGGCTTCGACATCGAGATCGCCAAGCGGATCGCGACCGAGCTGGGGGCCAAGGAGACGACGTTCGTCCAGGTCGGCAGGTACGACCGCGAGCCCGCCCTGGCCGAGGGCCGGGTGGACCTGGTCGTGGCCACCTACTCGATCGACCAGAGCCGGACGCAGTTCGCCGGGCCGTACTACCTGGCCCACCAGGACCTCCTGGTACGCGCGGGCGACGGCATCGAGAAGATCGGCGACCTGAAGGGCAAGCGGATCTGCGCGCCCAACAGCCCGTCGGTCGGCGCCGTGCAGGACCGGGTGAAGGTCATACCGGTCACGGCCAGCGACTACGCCGCCTGCATGGACCTGCTCAGGAGCGGCAAGGTGAGCGCGGTGCCCGGCGACGACCTGATCCTGGCGGGCTTCGCGGCCAGGGAGAACATGCGCTACAAGATCCTCGGCGCCAAGCTCACCAACGAGCGTTACGGCGTCGGCATCAGGAGCGGCGACGTGCGGACCTGCCAGGCGGTGGAGGCGGTCATCGCCGACTTCTACGCCAGGGGCTACATCCAGCAGCTCCTGACCAGGTACTTCGAGAAGGTGGAGTTCGACGCGGAGCTGAAGGTGCCCGCGATGGAAACCTGCTGA
- a CDS encoding saccharopine dehydrogenase family protein, whose protein sequence is MDRPYDIVLFGASGFTGALTAAYLARAAGPGTRWALAGRDRAKLERLGLDVPVLTADATDAASLAALVRQTRVLATTVGPYVLRGEPLVAACADAGTHYLDLTGEQEFMDRVYVYYHDRAVRSGAKLVHACGFDSIPYDLGVLHTVGRLPEGVPLRVSGFLRVSGRPSGGTAATVLAVMGRARQAVAQGTQRRSAEPRPKGRTVSSGPGGLRYVGGWALPMPSIDPHVVGYSARLLDRYGPDFAYRQHYAVRTLPRALATVAGAGAFAALAQLPPARRWMQSRVRPGEGPSPARRARSWFKVTFLGEGGGERVVTQVAGGDPGYDETAKMLAESALCLAFDDVPGRAGQLTTASAMGQPLIDRLHRAGITFRVLDQ, encoded by the coding sequence ATGGATCGCCCCTATGACATCGTGCTGTTCGGCGCGAGCGGGTTCACCGGCGCCCTGACGGCCGCCTACCTCGCCAGGGCCGCGGGCCCCGGCACCCGCTGGGCGCTGGCCGGACGCGACCGGGCCAAGCTGGAACGCCTCGGGCTCGACGTGCCGGTCCTCACCGCTGACGCCACCGACGCGGCCTCGCTCGCGGCGCTCGTCCGCCAGACGCGGGTCCTGGCCACCACGGTCGGCCCGTACGTCCTGCGCGGCGAGCCCCTGGTCGCCGCCTGCGCCGACGCCGGCACCCACTACCTCGACCTCACGGGCGAGCAGGAGTTCATGGACCGCGTGTACGTGTACTACCACGACCGGGCGGTCAGGAGCGGCGCCAAGCTGGTGCACGCCTGCGGCTTCGACTCGATCCCGTACGACCTCGGCGTCCTGCACACGGTCGGCCGGCTCCCCGAGGGCGTCCCGCTCAGGGTCAGCGGCTTCCTGCGGGTCAGCGGGCGCCCGTCGGGCGGCACGGCGGCCACCGTGCTGGCCGTCATGGGCCGCGCCCGCCAGGCCGTCGCGCAGGGCACCCAGCGCCGCTCGGCCGAGCCCAGGCCCAAGGGCCGCACGGTCAGCTCCGGGCCCGGCGGGCTGCGTTACGTGGGCGGCTGGGCCCTGCCCATGCCCAGCATCGACCCGCACGTCGTCGGCTACTCCGCCCGCCTGCTCGACCGCTACGGCCCCGACTTCGCCTACCGCCAGCACTACGCGGTCCGCACCCTGCCGCGGGCGCTGGCCACGGTGGCGGGCGCGGGCGCGTTCGCGGCTCTGGCCCAGCTCCCGCCGGCGCGCCGCTGGATGCAGAGCCGGGTGCGACCCGGCGAGGGGCCGTCACCCGCGCGGCGGGCCAGGAGCTGGTTCAAGGTCACGTTCCTGGGCGAGGGCGGCGGCGAGCGCGTGGTCACGCAGGTCGCGGGCGGCGACCCCGGCTACGACGAGACCGCCAAGATGCTCGCCGAGTCGGCCCTCTGCCTGGCCTTCGACGACGTCCCCGGCCGCGCGGGCCAGCTCACCACGGCCTCGGCCATGGGGCAGCCCCTCATCGACCGCCTGCACCGCGCGGGGATCACCTTCAGGGTGCTCGATCAGTAG
- a CDS encoding polysaccharide deacetylase family protein yields MRLRILSGLGALTAAAILSGCDSQPDTTKLADTKVDAATKLKATKAAKVKNAAKVRANELGQIPVLMFHRIVPKPQTTDDRSPQQFRADLERLVKEDYVPITAAEMVAGKIDIPAGKHPVVLTFDDSSPSQLTLNQMGEPQKDTAVAILKEVAAANPGWKPKATFYVTRDMFGKTTREEQAQMLLWLKDNGFEIGNHTSDHLNLRGRSHKEVEEQIGKIAAQINSLSYTKPTTIALPYGNQPNKKDWAMRGKLYNHQGAFLAGYTPAPAPFSKSYDPAGIPRIKAMEKKGDCAQFCSHAWLDWLKKNPDMRYTSDGDVSTVAYPKYKAPYLRKSFTTWSLPY; encoded by the coding sequence ATGCGACTGAGAATTCTGAGTGGGCTGGGGGCGCTCACCGCCGCCGCGATCCTGTCCGGCTGCGACTCTCAGCCGGACACCACCAAGCTGGCCGACACCAAGGTCGACGCCGCCACGAAGCTCAAGGCGACCAAGGCGGCCAAGGTCAAGAACGCCGCCAAGGTGAGGGCGAACGAGCTCGGGCAGATCCCGGTGCTGATGTTCCACCGGATCGTGCCGAAGCCGCAGACGACGGACGACAGGTCGCCGCAGCAGTTCAGGGCCGACCTGGAGCGGCTGGTGAAGGAGGACTACGTGCCGATCACGGCCGCCGAGATGGTGGCCGGCAAGATCGACATCCCTGCCGGCAAGCACCCCGTGGTGCTGACGTTCGACGACTCCTCGCCCTCGCAGCTCACGCTGAACCAGATGGGCGAGCCGCAGAAGGACACCGCGGTCGCGATACTCAAGGAGGTCGCCGCCGCGAACCCGGGCTGGAAGCCCAAGGCCACGTTCTACGTGACGCGCGACATGTTCGGCAAGACCACGCGCGAGGAGCAGGCGCAGATGCTGCTCTGGCTCAAGGACAACGGCTTCGAGATCGGCAACCACACCAGCGACCACCTGAACCTGCGGGGCCGCTCGCACAAGGAGGTCGAGGAGCAGATCGGCAAGATCGCCGCGCAGATCAACTCCTTGTCCTACACCAAGCCCACCACCATCGCCCTGCCGTACGGCAACCAGCCGAACAAGAAGGACTGGGCGATGCGCGGCAAGCTCTACAACCACCAGGGCGCCTTCCTGGCCGGCTACACGCCCGCGCCGGCGCCCTTCAGCAAGTCGTACGACCCGGCCGGCATCCCGCGGATCAAGGCCATGGAGAAGAAGGGCGACTGCGCGCAGTTCTGCTCGCACGCCTGGCTCGACTGGCTCAAGAAGAACCCGGACATGCGTTACACCTCGGACGGGGACGTCAGCACGGTGGCCTATCCCAAGTACAAGGCGCCGTACCTGCGCAAGTCCTTCACCACCTGGAGCCTGCCCTACTGA